The proteins below are encoded in one region of Micromonospora sp. DSM 45708:
- a CDS encoding DUF3866 family protein, which translates to MVRWRSGTVTTVRRRWAGAVELDVDLPDGARMRALAYPALVGDPEPGDRVLLNAGALLMGLGTGGYALVVALPDRLPADPPRPGDSRDAGHLVKARYTPLQPILLGVDEEASPHHARLAAAESVDGMPVVTADLHSALPAILAGVHADAPHARVAYLLTDGGALPAWFSRTLAGLAGHLAGTVSVGQAFGGDLEASTLHSGLLAARHVLHADLAIVAQGPGNLGTGTRWGFSGVAVGEAVNAVATLGGRPVGALRISDADPRPRHRGVSHHSLTAYGRVALATAELVVPDGLDPELAAVVTTALAPLADRHRVVTVPTDGLDAALRASPVGLSTMGRGLDADHAYFLASAAAGRYAAGLLH; encoded by the coding sequence ATGGTGCGATGGCGGTCCGGCACGGTCACGACGGTACGACGACGATGGGCCGGCGCCGTGGAACTCGACGTCGACCTGCCCGACGGCGCCCGGATGCGCGCCCTGGCCTACCCGGCGCTGGTCGGCGACCCGGAGCCCGGCGACCGCGTGCTGCTCAACGCCGGCGCCCTGCTGATGGGCCTCGGCACCGGCGGGTACGCCCTGGTCGTCGCGCTGCCCGACCGGCTGCCCGCCGACCCGCCCCGGCCCGGCGACAGCCGCGACGCCGGGCACCTGGTCAAGGCCCGCTACACGCCGCTGCAACCGATCCTGCTCGGCGTGGACGAGGAAGCCTCGCCGCACCACGCCCGGCTGGCCGCCGCCGAATCCGTCGACGGCATGCCGGTGGTCACCGCCGACCTGCACTCCGCCCTGCCGGCGATCCTGGCCGGCGTGCACGCCGACGCCCCGCACGCCCGGGTCGCGTACCTGCTCACCGACGGTGGCGCGCTGCCCGCCTGGTTCTCCCGCACCCTCGCCGGGCTCGCCGGCCACCTCGCCGGCACCGTCAGCGTGGGCCAGGCGTTCGGCGGCGACCTGGAGGCCAGCACACTGCACAGCGGCCTGCTCGCCGCCCGGCACGTGCTCCACGCCGACCTGGCGATCGTCGCCCAGGGGCCGGGCAACCTGGGCACCGGCACCCGATGGGGCTTCTCCGGCGTGGCCGTCGGCGAAGCCGTCAACGCGGTCGCCACGCTGGGCGGACGCCCGGTCGGCGCGCTGCGCATCTCCGACGCCGACCCCCGCCCCCGGCACCGCGGCGTCTCCCACCACAGCCTCACCGCGTACGGCCGGGTCGCGCTGGCCACCGCGGAGCTGGTCGTGCCGGACGGCCTCGACCCGGAACTGGCCGCGGTCGTGACGACGGCGCTGGCCCCGCTCGCGGACCGGCACCGCGTCGTCACCGTGCCCACCGACGGCCTCGACGCGGCGCTGCGCGCCAGCCCGGTCGGGCTGTCGACGATGGGCCGGGGCCTCGACGCCGACCACGCCTACTTCCTGGCCTCGGCCGCCGCCGGCCGGTACGCCGCCGGCCTGCTCCACTGA
- the pafA gene encoding Pup--protein ligase, with protein sequence MERRIFGLETEYGVTCTYRGQRRLSPDEVARYLFRRVVSWGRSSNVFLRNGARLYLDVGSHPEYATPECDSVTDLVAHDRAGERILEGLLVDAEKRLHDEGIAGEIYLFKNNTDSAGNSYGCHENYLVSRHGEFGRLADVLIPFLVTRQLICGAGKVLQTPRGAVYCLSQRAEHIWEGVSSATTRSRPIINTRDEPHADAERYRRLHVIVGDSNMNEVTTLLKVGTADIVLRMIEAGVVMRDLTLENPIRAIREVSHDITGRRKVRLSSGKEVSALEIQQEYLAKATEFVERRGGDQTAKRVVDLWARVLRAVETGDLDPVAREIDWVSKLKLIERYQRKHDLPLSHPRVAQMDLAYHDLRRGRGLYGLLERRGEVDRVANDPEIFEAKETPPQTTRARLRGEFIRHAQEKRRDFTVDWVHLKLNDQAQRTVLCKDPFRAYDERVERLIASM encoded by the coding sequence ATGGAGCGGCGAATCTTCGGCCTCGAGACCGAGTACGGCGTCACCTGCACCTATCGCGGGCAGCGCCGGCTTTCCCCCGACGAGGTCGCGCGGTACCTGTTCCGGCGGGTGGTGTCGTGGGGCCGGTCGAGCAACGTTTTCCTGCGTAACGGGGCTCGCCTCTATCTGGACGTGGGCTCACATCCGGAATACGCGACGCCGGAGTGCGACTCGGTGACCGATCTGGTGGCGCACGACCGGGCCGGCGAGCGGATCCTGGAGGGGCTGCTCGTCGACGCGGAGAAGCGGCTGCACGACGAGGGCATCGCGGGCGAGATCTACCTGTTCAAGAACAACACCGACTCGGCCGGCAACTCGTACGGCTGCCACGAGAACTACCTGGTGTCCCGGCACGGGGAGTTCGGCCGGCTGGCCGACGTGCTGATCCCGTTCCTGGTCACCCGGCAGTTGATCTGCGGTGCGGGCAAGGTGTTGCAGACGCCGCGCGGCGCGGTCTACTGCCTGTCGCAGCGGGCGGAGCACATCTGGGAGGGTGTCTCCTCGGCGACCACCCGGAGCCGGCCGATCATCAACACCCGCGACGAGCCGCACGCGGACGCGGAGCGCTACCGCCGGCTGCACGTGATCGTCGGCGACTCCAACATGAACGAGGTCACCACGCTGTTGAAGGTCGGCACGGCCGACATCGTGCTGCGGATGATCGAGGCCGGCGTGGTGATGCGGGACCTGACGCTGGAGAACCCGATCCGGGCCATCCGGGAGGTGTCGCACGACATCACCGGCCGGCGCAAGGTCCGGCTGTCCTCCGGCAAGGAGGTCTCGGCCCTGGAGATCCAGCAGGAATACCTGGCGAAGGCGACGGAGTTCGTGGAGCGCCGGGGCGGTGACCAGACCGCGAAGCGGGTGGTGGACCTGTGGGCGCGGGTGCTGCGGGCGGTGGAGACCGGTGACCTGGACCCGGTGGCACGCGAGATCGACTGGGTGAGCAAGCTCAAGCTGATCGAGCGTTACCAGCGCAAGCACGACCTGCCGCTGTCGCATCCGCGGGTGGCGCAGATGGATCTGGCCTATCACGACCTGCGTCGTGGTCGGGGGCTGTACGGGTTGTTGGAGCGTCGGGGCGAGGTAGACCGGGTGGCCAACGACCCGGAGATCTTCGAGGCGAAGGAGACGCCGCCGCAGACCACCCGGGCGCGGCTGCGTGGAGAGTTCATCCGGCACGCGCAGGAGAAGCGGCGTGACTTCACCGTCGACTGGGTGCACCTGAAGCTGAACGACCAGGCGCAGCGCACGGTGCTGTGCAAGGACCCGTTCCGGGCGTACGACGAGCGGGTGGAGCGGCTGATCGCCAGCATGTGA
- a CDS encoding helix-turn-helix transcriptional regulator has protein sequence MSRTRTERLVNLVICLLSTRRFLTAAQIAATVPGYEHDPDDAKDHEAFQRKFERDKAELRELGVPLETGTASVFDAEPGYRIAHREYALPDIPLEPDEAAAVGIAARLWQHAGLAAAASSGLAKLRAAGIDVDPQATLGLEPMVTVDPAFAPLTAAARDRREVAFDYRVPDRDAPTRRRVQPWGVVCWRGRWYVVGHDLDRAATRCFRLSRVVGAVRAAGEPGAYQPPAGVDLISHVARWSGPAERTGRATVLVAPGRAAGLRRWAVESHAGPDGDRLVLPYADAEFLAGQIVGYGPDVRVLEPPEVREAVIQRLKEVVVRHDELAVAGGAR, from the coding sequence GTGTCCCGGACCCGTACCGAACGCCTGGTCAACCTGGTGATCTGCCTGTTGTCGACGCGGCGTTTCCTGACCGCCGCCCAGATCGCCGCGACCGTGCCCGGCTACGAGCACGACCCGGACGACGCCAAGGACCACGAGGCGTTCCAGCGCAAGTTCGAGCGGGACAAGGCCGAGCTGCGGGAGCTGGGCGTGCCGCTGGAGACGGGCACGGCCAGCGTGTTCGACGCCGAGCCGGGCTACCGGATCGCCCACCGGGAGTACGCGCTGCCCGACATTCCGCTCGAACCGGACGAGGCCGCGGCGGTGGGCATCGCGGCCCGGCTGTGGCAGCACGCCGGCCTGGCCGCCGCCGCGTCGTCGGGGTTGGCGAAGCTGCGCGCCGCCGGCATCGACGTGGACCCGCAGGCGACCCTGGGTCTGGAGCCGATGGTGACGGTCGACCCGGCGTTCGCCCCACTGACCGCCGCCGCGCGGGACCGGCGGGAGGTCGCCTTCGACTACCGGGTGCCGGACCGGGACGCGCCGACCCGCCGCCGGGTGCAGCCGTGGGGCGTGGTCTGCTGGCGCGGCCGGTGGTACGTGGTCGGTCACGACCTGGACCGGGCGGCGACCCGCTGCTTCCGGCTCTCGCGGGTCGTCGGCGCGGTCCGGGCGGCCGGTGAGCCGGGGGCCTACCAGCCGCCCGCCGGGGTGGACCTGATCAGCCACGTGGCCCGCTGGTCGGGGCCGGCGGAGCGCACCGGCCGGGCGACCGTGCTGGTCGCGCCGGGCCGTGCCGCCGGGCTGCGCCGCTGGGCGGTGGAGAGCCACGCCGGGCCGGACGGCGACCGGTTGGTGCTGCCGTACGCCGACGCCGAGTTCCTGGCCGGGCAGATCGTCGGGTACGGCCCGGACGTGCGGGTGCTGGAGCCACCGGAGGTGCGGGAGGCGGTCATCCAGCGGTTGAAGGAGGTCGTGGTCCGGCACGACGAGCTGGCGGTGGCCGGGGGTGCCCGGTGA
- a CDS encoding fasciclin domain-containing protein, with the protein MNIARLAARLAVGATAAAVATTAVAAPAQAGARQPGTRSLAAVLTADKSGFDRNARDFDVLTKAVLTVLAAKPDSPVKVLTDGTVALTAFVPNDYAFRELVRDITAAKKLPGEKAAFDAVAGLGVDTVEDVLLYHVVPGATIDRKAALRADGAELSTALGAAVEVDVRHCWYGRQVRLVDADTNDRDAQVVRYDINKGNKQIAHAVDRVLRPIDLP; encoded by the coding sequence ATGAACATCGCTCGTCTCGCCGCCCGACTGGCCGTGGGCGCCACGGCGGCGGCGGTGGCCACCACCGCCGTCGCCGCGCCCGCCCAGGCCGGCGCCAGGCAGCCCGGTACGCGTTCGCTGGCCGCGGTGCTCACCGCCGACAAGAGCGGCTTCGACCGCAACGCGCGGGACTTCGACGTGCTCACCAAGGCGGTCCTGACCGTGTTGGCGGCCAAGCCGGACTCGCCGGTGAAGGTGCTCACCGACGGCACGGTGGCGCTGACCGCGTTCGTGCCGAATGACTACGCGTTCCGCGAGCTGGTCCGCGACATCACCGCCGCCAAGAAGCTGCCCGGGGAGAAGGCCGCGTTCGACGCGGTCGCCGGCCTGGGCGTGGACACCGTGGAGGACGTGCTGCTCTACCACGTGGTGCCGGGCGCGACGATCGACCGGAAGGCGGCGCTCAGGGCCGACGGCGCGGAGCTGTCCACCGCGCTCGGCGCCGCCGTCGAGGTCGACGTGCGGCACTGCTGGTACGGCCGGCAGGTGCGCCTGGTCGACGCGGACACCAACGACCGCGACGCGCAGGTGGTCCGCTACGACATCAACAAGGGCAACAAGCAGATCGCCCACGCGGTCGACCGGGTGCTACGCCCGATCGACCTGCCCTGA
- a CDS encoding cation diffusion facilitator family transporter: MAEPEVKTESVGTVVVAGAANLAIAIAKLVAGLLSGSAAMLSEAAHSVADTTTEVLLYLALRRGARPADPRHPFGYGKESYVWAFLAALFTFVAGAGFAITHGVTTILVHEHTGDYLVAYVVLAISFAIESVSLARAVRQVRGESRRWRTTPRRYLRLTADTTVKAVFLEDSAALIGLLIAAAGLTLSHLTGDELYDGVASILIGVLLLVVAAILAHSNISLLVGRAVSERTHRQIEQELAALPTVDRIDTLMTMFLGPEDILVAAKVDFRDDATGAEIETAADEAERRLTGRFPEIAYVFLDPTRSRATGRRARTTQDEPNRPVDQEA; encoded by the coding sequence ATGGCGGAACCGGAAGTCAAGACCGAGAGCGTCGGCACCGTCGTGGTGGCCGGCGCGGCGAACCTCGCCATCGCCATCGCCAAGCTGGTCGCGGGCCTGCTCTCCGGCTCCGCGGCGATGCTCTCCGAAGCCGCCCACTCGGTCGCCGACACCACCACCGAGGTGCTGCTCTACCTCGCGCTGCGCCGCGGCGCACGGCCCGCCGACCCCCGGCACCCGTTCGGGTACGGCAAGGAGAGCTACGTCTGGGCGTTCCTCGCCGCGCTGTTCACGTTCGTGGCCGGCGCCGGCTTCGCCATCACCCACGGCGTCACCACGATCCTCGTGCACGAACACACCGGCGACTACCTCGTCGCGTACGTCGTGCTGGCGATCTCGTTCGCCATCGAGTCGGTGTCGCTGGCCCGCGCCGTGCGGCAGGTGCGCGGCGAGTCCCGGCGCTGGCGCACCACCCCCCGCCGCTACCTGCGACTCACCGCCGACACCACGGTCAAGGCCGTCTTCCTGGAGGACAGCGCCGCGCTGATCGGCCTGCTCATCGCCGCCGCCGGACTCACCCTGTCGCACCTCACCGGCGACGAGCTCTACGACGGCGTCGCCTCCATCCTCATCGGCGTGCTGCTGCTGGTGGTCGCCGCGATCCTGGCCCACAGCAACATCTCGCTGCTGGTCGGCCGCGCCGTGTCCGAGCGCACGCACCGGCAGATCGAACAGGAGCTGGCCGCGCTGCCGACGGTGGACCGGATAGACACCCTGATGACCATGTTCCTCGGCCCCGAGGACATCCTGGTCGCCGCCAAGGTCGACTTCCGCGACGACGCCACCGGCGCCGAGATCGAGACCGCCGCCGACGAGGCGGAACGCAGGCTCACCGGACGGTTCCCGGAGATCGCCTACGTCTTCCTCGACCCGACCCGGTCCCGCGCCACCGGCCGGCGTGCCCGGACCACCCAGGACGAGCCCAATCGACCGGTCGACCAGGAGGCCTGA
- the tatA gene encoding Sec-independent protein translocase subunit TatA, whose amino-acid sequence MGALKPWHIAVLVVVLILLFGAKRLPDAARSLGRSLRIIKAETKSLHDDDRDLAEKADAQAAYQPLPPQQPVQGQPQYAQPQQQQYAPQPQQPVAPPVDPVQRVREN is encoded by the coding sequence ATGGGTGCCCTCAAGCCGTGGCACATCGCCGTACTCGTGGTCGTGCTGATCCTGCTCTTCGGCGCGAAGCGGCTCCCGGACGCGGCCCGTTCGCTGGGCCGTTCGCTGCGGATCATCAAGGCCGAGACGAAGAGCCTGCACGACGACGACCGTGACCTGGCCGAGAAGGCCGACGCGCAGGCCGCCTACCAGCCTCTCCCGCCGCAGCAGCCCGTCCAGGGCCAGCCGCAGTACGCGCAGCCGCAGCAGCAGCAGTACGCTCCGCAGCCGCAGCAGCCGGTCGCCCCGCCGGTCGACCCGGTGCAGCGCGTCCGCGAGAACTGA
- the prcA gene encoding proteasome subunit alpha has protein sequence MAMQFYASPEQIMRDRSELARKGIARGRSAVVLSYAGGVLFVAENLSSTLHKVSEIYDRIGFAAVGRYNEFENLRRAGVRMADLNGLSYDRRDVTGLALANAYAQTLGAIFTEQSKPFEVEICVAEVAASPDDDSLYRVTYDGSVNDEPGRMAMGGQSEAIAGVLKNEHRPEMSLSEAVRAAMKALSSVGGEGGAARTIAANQLEVAVLDRRRVGRTFRRITGAALTALLDGDAEGDVAPAPGRAKTPTVPTEEARKPTTSAGSADLEGHREDEPGE, from the coding sequence GTGGCCATGCAGTTCTACGCCTCGCCCGAGCAGATCATGCGCGACCGCTCCGAGCTGGCCCGCAAGGGCATCGCCCGGGGCCGCAGCGCGGTGGTCCTGAGCTACGCCGGCGGGGTGCTCTTCGTCGCCGAGAACCTGTCCAGCACGCTGCACAAGGTCAGCGAGATCTACGACCGGATCGGCTTCGCCGCGGTCGGCCGGTACAACGAGTTCGAGAACCTGCGGCGTGCCGGGGTGCGGATGGCCGACCTCAACGGCCTGAGCTACGACCGGCGGGACGTGACCGGGCTGGCGCTGGCGAACGCGTACGCGCAGACGCTGGGAGCCATCTTCACCGAGCAGTCGAAGCCGTTCGAGGTGGAGATCTGCGTGGCCGAGGTGGCCGCGTCGCCGGACGACGACTCGCTCTACCGGGTGACCTACGACGGCTCGGTCAACGACGAGCCGGGCCGGATGGCGATGGGCGGCCAGTCCGAGGCGATCGCCGGTGTGCTGAAGAACGAGCACCGGCCGGAGATGTCGCTGTCGGAGGCGGTACGCGCCGCGATGAAGGCGCTGAGCAGCGTCGGCGGTGAGGGCGGGGCGGCCCGGACGATCGCGGCGAACCAGTTGGAGGTGGCGGTCCTGGACCGGCGCCGGGTGGGCCGTACGTTCCGGCGGATCACCGGTGCGGCGCTGACCGCGTTGCTGGACGGCGACGCGGAGGGGGACGTCGCGCCGGCGCCGGGCCGGGCGAAGACCCCGACGGTGCCGACGGAGGAGGCGAGGAAGCCGACCACGTCGGCGGGCTCGGCCGACCTGGAGGGCCACCGGGAGGACGAGCCCGGCGAGTGA
- the tatC gene encoding twin-arginine translocase subunit TatC: MAFGLKKRGPSTFARAADGSMTLIEHIRELRNRLFRASLAILFGFGFGVWLSGPVMHLLQKPYCDLPKARLINGDCNFVQLGPADLFLLQMKVSLWVGLIIAAPIWLYQLWAFIAPGLHRHERRYAYFFTALAAPLFAAGAVLAFFVTAKGLEFLLDVSGGGDVTTTLDITRYIGFVTNLILLFGVAFEFPLIVLMLNFVGLASAKRLLSWWRVAIFVFFAFSAVVTPTPDPFGMTALAFCLSALYFGAVGLAFLNDKRRGRGREVYAGIADDEVSPLDLSGEPVPTGARIEASAPVSAPEPVAAPAPIERRYDDMT; this comes from the coding sequence GTGGCCTTCGGGTTGAAGAAGCGCGGGCCGAGCACGTTCGCGCGCGCCGCCGACGGCTCGATGACGCTCATCGAGCACATCCGCGAGCTGCGTAACCGACTGTTCCGGGCCTCACTGGCGATCCTGTTCGGCTTCGGCTTCGGCGTCTGGCTCTCCGGGCCGGTGATGCACCTGTTGCAGAAGCCCTACTGCGACCTGCCCAAGGCGCGGCTGATCAACGGCGACTGCAACTTCGTCCAGCTCGGCCCCGCCGACCTGTTCCTGCTGCAGATGAAGGTCTCCCTCTGGGTCGGCCTGATCATTGCCGCGCCGATCTGGCTCTACCAGCTCTGGGCGTTCATCGCGCCGGGCCTGCACCGGCACGAGCGGCGCTACGCCTATTTCTTCACCGCCCTCGCCGCGCCGCTGTTCGCGGCCGGCGCGGTGCTGGCGTTCTTCGTGACGGCCAAGGGCCTGGAGTTCCTGCTCGACGTCTCCGGCGGCGGCGACGTGACGACCACGCTCGACATCACCCGCTACATCGGGTTCGTCACCAACCTGATCCTGCTGTTCGGGGTGGCGTTCGAGTTCCCGCTGATCGTGCTGATGCTCAACTTCGTCGGCCTGGCCAGCGCCAAGCGGCTGCTGAGCTGGTGGCGGGTGGCGATCTTCGTGTTCTTCGCGTTCTCCGCGGTGGTCACGCCGACGCCCGACCCGTTCGGCATGACGGCGCTGGCGTTCTGCCTCTCCGCGCTCTACTTCGGCGCGGTCGGGTTGGCGTTCCTCAACGACAAGCGGCGCGGGCGGGGCCGGGAGGTCTACGCCGGCATCGCCGACGACGAGGTGTCGCCGCTGGACCTGTCGGGCGAGCCGGTGCCGACCGGCGCCCGGATCGAGGCGTCCGCCCCGGTCTCGGCGCCCGAGCCGGTCGCCGCGCCGGCGCCGATCGAACGCCGCTACGACGACATGACCTGA
- a CDS encoding helix-turn-helix transcriptional regulator, whose amino-acid sequence MTRPAAARAGRASADRLARLLNLVPYLLARPGIEIAEAAHDLGVTEKQLREDLELLWVCGLPGYGPGDLIDMAFDGDRVTITYDAGIDRPLRLTPDEALALVVALRMLAETPGVANREAVERALAKIENAAGDLVGAPVEVLLPGDTARVRELRAAVERGRALRITYYTPARDETTERTIDPLRMLSVGGRAYVEAWCRRAEAVRLFRADRIDAVTELPERAVVPPQARPHDLRDGVFRPSADLPLITLRIGRGERWITEYYPCERVEADGEQWLVSLRVTDLGWARRFVLGLGPEATVVAPAELAEQVRAQAVAALDAYAVPTGSADPAATGVTR is encoded by the coding sequence GTGACCCGGCCGGCGGCGGCCCGTGCCGGCCGCGCCTCGGCCGACCGGTTGGCCCGGCTGCTCAACCTGGTGCCCTACCTGCTGGCCCGGCCCGGCATCGAGATCGCCGAGGCAGCGCACGACCTGGGCGTGACCGAGAAACAGCTCCGGGAGGATCTGGAGCTGCTCTGGGTGTGCGGGCTGCCGGGTTACGGCCCCGGTGACCTGATCGACATGGCGTTCGACGGCGACCGGGTGACCATCACCTACGACGCCGGCATCGACCGGCCGCTGCGACTCACGCCGGACGAGGCGCTGGCCCTGGTGGTGGCGCTGCGGATGCTCGCCGAGACGCCGGGCGTGGCCAACCGGGAGGCGGTGGAGCGGGCCCTCGCCAAGATCGAGAACGCGGCCGGTGACCTCGTCGGCGCGCCGGTGGAGGTGCTGCTGCCCGGCGACACCGCCCGGGTGCGGGAGCTGCGCGCCGCGGTCGAGCGGGGCCGGGCGCTGCGGATCACCTACTACACCCCGGCGCGGGACGAGACCACCGAGCGCACCATCGACCCGTTGCGGATGCTGTCGGTCGGCGGCCGGGCGTACGTGGAGGCGTGGTGCCGCCGCGCCGAGGCGGTCCGGCTGTTCCGGGCGGACCGGATCGACGCGGTCACCGAGCTGCCGGAGCGGGCCGTCGTGCCGCCGCAGGCCCGCCCGCACGATCTGCGTGACGGCGTGTTCCGGCCCTCGGCCGACCTGCCGCTGATCACGTTGCGGATCGGTCGGGGCGAGCGGTGGATCACCGAATACTATCCGTGCGAGCGGGTTGAGGCCGACGGCGAGCAGTGGCTGGTGTCGCTGCGGGTCACCGACCTCGGGTGGGCCCGCCGGTTCGTGCTCGGGCTGGGCCCGGAGGCGACCGTGGTGGCCCCGGCCGAGCTGGCCGAGCAGGTCCGCGCCCAGGCGGTCGCCGCGCTGGACGCGTACGCGGTCCCGACCGGCAGCGCCGATCCGGCGGCCACCGGCGTCACCCGATAG
- a CDS encoding diacylglycerol kinase, whose protein sequence is MLAVTAHDHVPSGPVAVLANPTAGRGRHRGLLPEVLARLGAAGRPVELLRARTPGEAEAACHAAVAGGAGALVAVGGDGTVHRAVQAVAGTAVPFGPVPAGTGNDFAVDTGYPADPLAAVDVIAAALAAGRTRPVDLARLSRPGDDDRWYGAVLAAGFDAIVNERANRMRWPRGRRRYDLAILVELARLRPRRYRLTLDGVPHEVDAVLVAVGNAASYGGGMRICPDADPTDGLLDVVVGGRFDRRTLMRVKPRIYRGTHVAHPLVRTYRARTVELAAEGITTYVDGERAFPLPVTVTAVPAALRLLR, encoded by the coding sequence GTGCTCGCCGTGACCGCGCACGATCATGTCCCGTCCGGCCCGGTGGCCGTGCTCGCCAACCCGACCGCCGGCCGGGGACGGCACCGGGGCCTGCTGCCGGAGGTCCTGGCGCGCCTCGGTGCCGCCGGCCGCCCGGTGGAGCTGCTGCGTGCGCGTACCCCCGGGGAGGCGGAGGCGGCGTGCCACGCCGCGGTGGCCGGCGGCGCCGGGGCGCTGGTCGCGGTCGGCGGCGACGGCACCGTGCACCGTGCGGTGCAGGCGGTCGCCGGCACGGCGGTGCCGTTCGGGCCGGTCCCGGCCGGCACCGGCAACGACTTCGCGGTGGACACCGGTTACCCGGCGGACCCGCTCGCCGCGGTCGACGTGATCGCCGCCGCGTTGGCCGCCGGCCGGACCCGCCCGGTGGACCTGGCCCGGCTGTCCCGGCCCGGCGACGACGACCGCTGGTACGGCGCGGTGCTCGCGGCCGGCTTCGACGCGATCGTCAACGAGCGGGCCAACCGGATGCGTTGGCCGCGCGGCCGTCGCCGGTACGACCTGGCGATCCTGGTCGAGCTGGCCCGGCTACGTCCCCGACGCTACCGGCTCACCCTCGACGGCGTGCCGCACGAGGTGGACGCGGTGCTGGTCGCGGTCGGCAACGCGGCCAGCTACGGCGGCGGCATGCGGATCTGCCCGGACGCCGACCCGACCGACGGGCTGCTGGACGTGGTGGTGGGTGGCCGTTTCGACCGGCGCACGCTGATGCGGGTCAAGCCCCGCATCTACCGGGGCACCCACGTCGCGCACCCGCTGGTGCGGACCTACCGGGCGCGGACGGTGGAACTGGCCGCCGAGGGCATCACCACGTACGTGGACGGGGAGCGGGCGTTCCCGCTGCCGGTGACCGTCACCGCCGTGCCGGCGGCGCTGCGGCTGCTGCGCTGA
- a CDS encoding ABC transporter substrate-binding protein translates to MRLVSLLPSATEIVYALGLGDDLVGVTFECEVPPSYRAGVTVVVGGRDTRGMSPGEIDAYVRERVAAGDDLYTLHAGALAGLDPDLILTQDLCRVCALPSGRVADAVDHLGARAKVLSLDPYTLDDVLGTIRAVGTAARVPDRAEAVLDGLRARLAAIRAAVAGRPRRRVAVVEWVDPPFGAGHWIPDLVDVAGGEPVATRPGARSTPTTWAELRAAEPEVVLVAPCGFRLDGAAAQAGAVAGHFPGAEVWAVDADALIVRAGPRLVDGAEAIAAILHPDAVAPLSPTAARRVA, encoded by the coding sequence ATGCGTCTGGTCTCCCTGCTCCCGTCCGCCACCGAGATCGTCTACGCGCTGGGCCTCGGCGACGACCTGGTCGGGGTGACGTTCGAGTGCGAGGTGCCGCCGTCGTACCGGGCCGGTGTCACGGTGGTGGTGGGTGGCCGGGACACCCGCGGCATGAGCCCGGGCGAGATCGACGCGTACGTGCGGGAGCGGGTCGCGGCCGGCGACGACCTCTACACGCTGCACGCCGGCGCGCTGGCCGGGCTGGACCCGGACCTGATCCTCACCCAGGACCTGTGCCGGGTCTGCGCGCTGCCGTCCGGCCGGGTGGCCGACGCCGTCGACCATCTCGGCGCGCGGGCGAAGGTGCTGTCGCTCGACCCGTACACGCTCGACGACGTGCTGGGCACGATCCGCGCGGTGGGCACGGCCGCCCGGGTGCCGGACCGGGCCGAGGCCGTGCTGGACGGCCTGCGCGCCCGGCTGGCGGCGATCCGCGCGGCGGTGGCCGGCCGGCCCCGGCGGCGGGTCGCCGTGGTCGAGTGGGTGGACCCGCCGTTCGGCGCCGGGCACTGGATCCCGGACCTGGTCGACGTCGCCGGCGGCGAGCCGGTGGCGACCCGTCCGGGGGCCCGGTCCACGCCGACGACCTGGGCGGAGCTGCGCGCGGCCGAGCCGGAGGTGGTGCTGGTCGCGCCGTGCGGCTTCCGGCTGGACGGCGCCGCCGCCCAGGCGGGCGCGGTGGCCGGGCACTTCCCGGGCGCGGAGGTCTGGGCGGTGGACGCGGACGCCCTCATCGTGCGGGCCGGCCCCCGCCTGGTCGACGGCGCCGAGGCGATCGCCGCGATCCTGCACCCCGACGCCGTCGCGCCGCTGTCCCCCACCGCCGCCCGCCGGGTGGCCTGA